DNA from Struthio camelus isolate bStrCam1 chromosome 18, bStrCam1.hap1, whole genome shotgun sequence:
AACAGTGCTAATTCTGTACATCATCCTACTGAGGACATGTGGCGCAAGCCTAGAAAGTACTGAAGAGTCTCTGTACTATTGGAATCTTTTCCTGTGAAAGATCACACAGGAGTGAAAATTGTATAATCCGGATATAACCTTTCTTAGCAATTCTTTAAAATACACAGATGAGAATACAGTCTGAAGGACAGTCTGTGTACAGGGGTAGCTACTACACCTGGCTCCTGAAGTGTAAGATGTTAAACTTTAAGATTTTATCTCCTTTAGAAGGTCTTTCTAGAAAGCTTCTCAATTCTCAGCCAGCAATCGTTTTCCCTAACCACACAAACAAGCCGTATTGCTTATTCAGTGAGGAGTCACATCATAAATACAGTGCTTAATACTGCTAAGACATAAGGAAGTAGTAATATAGCGGCCAAGGCACCAGAGCCCACTCAGGTGACAGGCGAGGTCCCAATGGTCCATTAGTAGAGTTATAACACTTTGGGAAAAgcactttataaataaaatatgaaagtctATTCAGAAGAGCTGAAAAAAGGTAGAGGAGATGGATCACGAAATGAGGTGTTTCCGGCATATTTATGCACACTAAGCAAGAACAAGTTCAGAGATTTTAGAAGACAGCATTGCAAGATCAGGATGGTTATAAGTGTTATGCACCTCAGTTTCACAGTACATCTCCGATCTCAGCATTGCAGAATAATCAGTAAGTCTATTTCTAATCTAGAATTACAAGTTAATGCCTGACACAAACTCAGCAAAGCTAGCAATTTCTTAAGACTGTCAGCGTGGTCTGAGCCaaccaatgtttttttttcctttcacaatgACTTCTTCATCAACTTCAAATTCTTACCAACAAACTCACCCGTTCCAAGTAAAACCAAACACCTGAAGTACAACAGGTAAAATTTTGAAACCTTTTCAAACTAAAAGGCAAGAACTTTGCTGTGCATTATGTTACTAGTGATGAAAACCAGCCAGAGACAGGGAACTGGCAGATAAGACAGGCAATGTCAGCAAATGTAGTCTCATTCAAACTGCCTGCCCCATCCTTGGGTTCTGCTGTTAGGATAACCACAAATAATGCATCATCAAGCAAAAATTTTATCTAGCCATTAAAGGCCTATTAagctatttattaaaataatgccAAATACTCAGTTATTTCTCACTGAATTATTTCCCTGCTTTTCAACATTGCGgtcaaaaacagaaggaaaaaagtaaagccTTCTTTAATACTCTCTCTCACGTGGCAACCAATCTGCTGGATGCCAAGAAAATAACCATTTCTGATAAGACTGTTCATGAATTACAGCTTTAATAATTCTCTTAGAGCCTGTGTGTAAATGGCAGAACACATGCTGTAAGCCTCTGTCAAGAGAAAAAAGGTGCTGAACGTTGATACTCTAGCCAAAATAATCCCTTTAGAGACCATATTCTGTGCAAATTTTCCATGGAAATAGCAGGTCAAATTATGACTGCTGCATTGCAAAATGTGCCATTACAGATCAAAAAAGGAGACTAGCTAAAACCGCAAGGCTTATTAAACAtggaggtggggtgggggaagcTGACAGTGAACCAGAGAGGTTATGGTTAGAACAAAAGACACAGAACAAGATAGATTTGAACTGTTTATTTTACATCGGATGTTCCATACCAAAGTTTCTTCAGTTAGAAATtcctagaaaagaaatgaaacaaagtgTTACAAACTAGCACGCTTCAACAGCTTGAGTAAATGTTTTTGACCAACCGTATAAGCATGCTATAAATATAGTATATGCATGTCCATCCTAGAACTTAGGTTTGGGTAAAGAAATCATCCTTGCAAATGTTATCAAGGATGAGATAAACATACGTACTTGGAAACAATTCCATCATTTTTCGCCAGACGCAGAATGGAGTCATCCGATTCCccctttaataaaaaagaaaattctgaagagGCCAAATAGTTGTTGACACACATTAAAAAGACAGAGAAGTAAGCTCACTGCATTTTATACGTGCAAAttaccatttttaaaacaaagaaaaagaaacagtttttGCTTGAGAACATATACACTTGTACTAACAAGAGGTATTCCTGAGTAAACAGGCCTCTGACGAACTCTGGGAAGCTTCACACCACGTTTGTTTAATGTTTAAGTTATGATGGCACCAACTCTAATAATTACAAACAAcagattaaaaaagcaaagagatcAGTAGCTTGGTATATTTGTATAGAAAAAATTCCacgtttatcttttttttttctttaagagaaacaTACATAATTCTCCAAaccaaagaactgaaaaaaaaattcataataaaCTGATTCTGCAAGTGAATTTCTTCATGTCTTCAACCTACTTTCATTATTCCAACAATGTGCCTTCACTTCATTCTAGAGGAAGAGGTTCTGTGTCTTTTTGGAATTATACATGGCCTAATCTTTTCCTGCAAGCAAAACTCGCATCCAAAGAATGACTAATCAATATCAAAGGCAGCACTATCATTTCCTATCATTTCCTTCAAGAAAACACTTACCATCCGACGAATTGCTCCACAAATGGCATATGTTTTGAACTGGCCATTGACTCTGCCCGTTACCTTGTCAACCTGTAATTACAAGCAAGTTACTCCATACAAACAGATTCTTACAGAATTCTTAGAAACTTGTATCACACTTGCAAAGCATTCAAAGATGAAAGTTACTTAtttatcaggggaaaaaaaccccactaatcACTATACACTGTGAAATTAAACCTTGTGGTGAAACCTATCATACTTCACTGCTTTGTTTTTGAGTTCTGCTAATCTCTGATCTTTTGAAAGCAAGAAACAGGGATCACGTAAGACATGAAACACAGTGAACAAGAAAAGTATCTGCCTTAATTTTTATGATTTCCTGTAAATGTTACTTTTTAGAATGTTCTGTTTAAGTCAAAGAGATAACTCAAGAGATCCAGTTGTTTAAAATATGGGAATATAGTCTTGTGGTCTCTCAATTATGACAAGAACAAATTCTTTTAtgttacagaaagagaaacaaacgTAAAATACCACGTCAATATAAATAGTCAACACTTCCCAGATAAAGTTCTAAGCGTATAAATCCCAAAACACTGAGTTAATGAAATGATAACGCTGCACACAAGAAAGCAAGCAATCTCATTTGTCATCTATCAAGAGCAGCAGTGTTCTGTATTAACAGGAATGCGGCACACAAAACACAGATGATGGCACCCTAGTTAAGCGAAGTAGAACAGAAATAGACTCCTGCTCTGGAAACTACATCTTTCTTAAAGCTTGGACGAGCTAGAAAGAACACAGAGAAGATCAGCAAGAATATAAACGTATCAAACAAGATACACAAGGAAAGACGAAAGATTGCACTTTTTTAATAGACAGGTAAATGCTGAGGGAGTGAGTAAGAGTCTTCCAAAAGCAAGCATTTATTCTGCTTATTCCCTTCAGGATATGAGGATATGAAATCCCTGTATTTCCCACTTTAAATATTTAGAGTCAGGAAATTTTATTTAGTCTAGCAGTTAAGCACCGGAACAGACTATTTTCAGAGCTGATGAAATTCCTTCTACTGAGTAGTTTCCAATGAGTTAAAAAATAGCCAGAGGTGACTTAATAATATAACTACATGTTTGAAGACCCTCTAATTTCACTCTCATATGATGGCTAGTGAATTATTTGCAGATGCATCACAACCTTTTATAATCAATTTGCAGTTACAGCTTTCTCATCAGatatttctgttacaaaactCACCTCAGAAATATTTATCTGAATAGAAGCATGATCCTTGGCACCAATTATTCGGTTGCTAGCAGAGCTGAGGAATAAAATAACAaggtatatttaaaacaaaaggaaacggACAGTGACAGTGAACAGACTATTAAAGCCAAATCCACAAGAAGATGAAAGCTGCACAAAAAGTTTTGACAGTAACAACCAAAGTTTCCAGACACTCCAGACAATGTTCAGGaagttaaaatgcagttttaagaCACCTTTAAAGGAGAGTAGCATTATGGCTAAATTGATAGCGTTGGTAGTGTTATGGTTAATTGCCTACTAATCCCTTCAATTTGTCCATTACATGCCCAGTTTCTTCCTATACAGTGCGCACAGTGGCATAGTCCTTCAAGCCACACACagaataaggatttttttcttttctaacatgcaaaaaataagagCAATCAAGGTAATTCATAAGAATGCAGTTTCTACAGCTTTTTCATTGGGAGCTGTTACAGCTATCAAAAGACACTCAGGTTGTCTAATGTCAGTTGTCCAAGAAATCACACATTTcaagaaatatttacttttaagaGTGACTAAAAAATAAGCCATTCGGGTGTTGCAACTTTTATTAGGTTTAATAAACGTATTTACAAGAAACTCCTCGTTGTCCGTTTGCTGTAATCTCTATGTTACGTTTAAGATGCGTTATCAAGGCAACGTGCAATTTAACAGGCTCAGACTTTCTTAACACAGAAATGCTACAGTGCTACAAATACGCACGTGCACTTCTCCTGAAAGCAGCTGCAGATTAGCTGCTACTGCCACTGTGAGGTTAACTGCTATGTAGCAGAACAAGTacaactttctttttaatgacttaGTCTCCACTAAATGTGCTTAATTTTAGATATTTAAGAAAAGCTTATGCATGCTTTCAAAAGGAATTGAGATGTTTACATGCTAAGTTTCCTCCGAAATATACAAATAGAAAACTTTCAGGCTGGGCTGTCTCAATTCAGAGAAAGGGCACAACCATATATTCATGTAATAGAAACGATGGCAGCTCACCAAAGCATTGGGAAGTACTAGCACAACGGTGGCAAATAAGCAGTAAATTAGAAACGTGGTTAATCTCTTTCAAAGAAATCGGTATAAAAGAGCAGATAGGGGAAaccaatagaaaaaaagaaaagcattgatgtgatttattttcacaaaattgttaaaaatagCGCTTATTTCATTGAGTAAAGGTGGTTACTGTTACACGGGAACGGCCGCCGCACACGTCAGCCTCCGGACAAGCCACTCTGGGGctgccggcgccccggggcccccagccagcggggggggggggggggggagcagcccccacCCGTGCCCCGCGGGAAGCGCTCACCATTTCCGCGGCACGTAGAGGTCCACGAACTCGCCGGCGTCGTTCTGCATCTTGCGCGCCTCACGCCGAGCTCAGGCACCAGGCGACACCTGAAGGAGGCACCGCAGCGCTGGCGGCCATCCgcgacccggggggggggggggggggagacgaccgcgccgggccccgctccctcCGCGTCCCGCCGAGGAGCGGCCGGgtcctccccctcaccccccaccaacacccccccccccgggactcgCGTGGCCGcccccccgggggccgccggaccccgccgccgccgccgcccccgagcgccgccgcgccgcgccgcctacCTCGCGCGAGTCCGCGGCGGAAAGGAAGGCGGCCGGCACCCGGAAGCGGAAAGGCGGGGGGAGCGCTTCCGGTGCGGCGTGACgaggcggggccgcggcgcggccgttaAACGGTCGCCGCGaggcgccccgcccccggcggcgggcgggaacAGCCCTGACAGGAGGCGGAGGCTGCTGAAgcgcgcgcagcccgcgcctcgcCCCCGTTTTTCCGTAGCCTCCGGCTGCGCAGGGCCCTGCGAGGCAAAGAGCGAGACAACAGCGCGAGTCCCGAGCGCTCCGAGCCCGTTCCGGTGCAGCCGGAGAGCCAAAGCTCAGCTTCCTCGGGAGCAGGAAGGAGCTTGGGCTAGCCGGCCTAATTCAAAGGAAGCTTAAAGACCACTCCGAAACAGGCAGTTTGGTTACAAAACGTGTatcaaaaactgtttttatttcacaGCATCTGGAATTTCACAAGTTAATTCATGTGGAAAAATATGGAACGGGCTACGCTTAAATTAATGTACTAGGACACAGACGTAACAGTATTGTTTACAGAAAAACGTACAGCCTCTTTCTTATCAAGAGAGTTGCCCGTGCTGAGTCAAAGCAGCATCATATTTACACGGAACACGAGTTTAAGCACCCCTCAGTGTAAACCAGCGTCTCCCGTCGGAGCAAGAGGAGTTCGACTGTGAAAGGGTAAAGCTGGCAGATGCATTGTTTTTAGGTCCCATTTTTAGGTTATTAATCGATAATGTAGTAATACTTCTTTGCCACACGGTGGCAGCTTTTAGGTAAAAGGATAAATATTACCACACAGGCTTAAATGAACAAGACTGCAAGCTACACTCAGGAAATAGAAaagttaaacacacacacacctaagTTAGTGCATCCCTGCAGAACCACTGCTTCTGCACAGGTGACGAAAGAGGTACCAATTTAAAAGTTGCAGACTAAGTTTCAGTCTGAAACTAATGTTTTACAGTGTCACTCGAGAATTGCCTTCTGTTTACTCCAGAAACGCAAGCACAGTGATCACTACATGTTGTCATTTTTGGCTTGTACTCCGTACAGCTTTCGAGCTCAAGGACTCTGCATGTGCCTGACGAAATGTttagttgtttttaaaacagcatttggcattTTGTAACGTAATATTCTGTACTCCAATTTGTTCTtctgaaagagcaggaaaaaaaaaaaaatcttgtgatgCCATAGCTTCCATTCTGCGACTTCACTCCAGCCCAAATGCCGACTGTAACTAGGCAAACTTCCACCGAATAGAGATCACTAAGAGttccaaaaaaaatcaaagcatatatatttttttcctactctgtgagaaaggaaagttaacaGTTGGAGAATATAATTCTCCAGGAACTTCTAAAGAGTTTTTTCTGACTATACAGTAGAATACTTCAGTTAGTATGAGCATCTGGAGATATTGTGTGAGAAATTTCTAcacaattttttcctctctccacaaTTGTTTAGTAAGTAGTGGACCACTATAGTCGAGTCCACCACTGTTTGCTAATTTCAAGACTTATGTATATGCTAAATGTTTAATACTTAGGTATTTCTTGCATGCAATGACAGTTACATTCAGTAGAAAGTTTAACTAGTAGACATTTTGTAAACCTTTGGAAGATAACCGACAAGCTTATTTTCTAACTGGTTAGCTATCATCTCATTTTAGAAGACTGGAAAGTCCCTTTGTGTTAAAGGGAAGTTACAAGCATATTAAACTTCACACAAATACCTTAAGTTACATACACAGAGTTGAACACGGTTACAAAAGGTTTGATAGTCACTGTAGttatatgaaaaatacattttgagcCCTTCTTAGAGAGGAATGGGCTCCAATAAAGTTTGCTGCAATCTAATGAAGCCAAATTAGCTTCAAGCAAAACACAGCTGAATAACAGAGTTCCAGCTTTGTTTTTACCTACAACAAACACTGAATACAAGGAACAGGCATTTACATTACTTTACATATTTCAAAGCAGGTATCCTTACCTCAGTACGAGGTCTAGCATTTCATTTAGGAGTCAAACTTAAATTACAGATTTCTTATCATAATAGCCAACCATCAGGTTTGTTCCTTGCAAATGGACAGTTACTTGTATCATAATAttgctcaggaaaataaaaccaagagcCAATAACTCAAAAGGTTCCACTTATATCTGAATTCATTCCCAGTCtgggtattttaaaaatacacaaaggaATTGTCATTGGTCAAAGTTATTTAACCTCTGCATAAGCATTAGAGCGCTGCTGGACATCAGCCATTAAGTGGCTGTTCAGTCAGATGTGCAACAAATGCCAGTTTCATGAGGACCATTACAATGACAACGCTTGGaagaacagagtaaaaaaaaaaagcagtatttttagtATTGAGCATGCTTTGTTTCATTGGCTTTGTTTGATAGCAATAACTCTACTGACTTAAATATTGTCTTTAGAGCACACAAGATCATATATGACAATCATACTAAAAAGGTGCTTATTTCAGACTACAGAACATTGAAACAAATCAAAATCACAAATGATACATTTGACAGCAAGTTGCTCTTCTTAGTCAAGTGCTCACCTTCCACTGAAGAATGGATTAGAATGGCAATCACTTCGCTGCACCTACCTTGTTCAACACGTGATATTTCATGACAGATTTTGGAAcaatcattttgaaataaaatgtatgtTCTTAAGGTATTAATAGTTAACTAAATTGAAACAGAGTAATTTCAGTCTTGCTACTCACACATCTATAGCACAGTATAGATGCCCTTTTGTCATTAGTGCAGATATACTGGAATCGTTTTTCCTATATGCAAGGCCAATGCAGGTAAAGAATAAATGGCTATATAAATTCAGGAATCCCCACTAAACAACATAACTAACTTAAAAAGTACTGGTTCCAGACCAGCTAGGTTTTAggcacatctttaaaaaaataaagtatgcaTTTCATTGACGTCGAAGTGTGAGAAGATTCTTAGAAACATCTGAACTTTGTGATGCACTGGAATGGAAGTGATGCTTCCTTTAGTTTCAAGGAAGCAAATAAAGgccttaaagaaacaaacaagaaacaatcaaaacaaacagaaccaaaaaacccacaatacCATACAATTCTTCATAGGGAAGAACAGTTTTAGTGAAACTGAAAAGATAAATAAGGAATAATCAGCAGCCATGACAGCCAGCTGGTGAATATTTGTGCTTCAAACgtccaaaagaaaatgaagttcaaCAACTCTTTCCGTACCATCTCCCAGACTCAGCATACATATCCATAATGCACACCTGGACggtttaaaaaaatgctgcagactTCAAAAGTAACTGTAGCCATGACAGGATGAGCACTGTGGCATAGCAAGGCCGGGGGCAAGTTCAGCAGCAGTGTTCAGTGATGCTATTCCCAGAGCCACTGGCTATCAGCTGGAACGTAGCTTTGGTTAAGAGTGTTGTGTGAGCCGCCTGTAATGAGGTAAAACTTGGTTTTCAGGAAGATAGAGAGCCAGTTCCAAAGCTACGAGCACGGTGAATTCAAAGCCAATTAGATCTCTCCTGTTGAATCTGAATCTCTCCTCTAGTTTCTATgatagaacaaaaaaaagaagagaagggggTTATCCACAAGACACCAATACATTGTCAGATTAAGTCAGCATAAAATAGGAGTAAGTGCTGCATGGCTAGGGCTGTACCTACAGAATCAAAATTGTTGCTTGGGACCAAACAAGTAAACCAGCCTATCAGCTCAGCTGTGACACCCATACAGCGGTTACTGTttctcacacaaacacacataaatacaaaaataagctCACTGCAGGATCATTACAACATGGGACAGTATCAGCCAGGTACCTTTCAAGAATTAAAGAAAAGTATCAGTAAGACTCCTAATGAGACTTTGACCGAGAGAGTTGGTCCTAAATGCAAGCAGGCTATACTGAAAACCTTAGCTTTAATCTTTGTTTTGTTCTAGGAAATAAATACAAGGCTTTGACAACACCTGAAACAAATCTGATGGTACCTACATCTATAAGGTGTTTGACTTCATGTTTCCTGAGATCACTGCTGATCTTGGCCgcaagcagaacacaagcacCAGCGCACAGTTTGCGGTTCTGTTTGTTGAGTTTGCCTTGGAGAACAAGCTTCTCAAAGTAAACATAAGCCATGGACACAGTAACTGGCTCCAGATTGCACTCTTCACTCAGATTCCGCATCTCTCTTTTTAAGCTAGAGATAGAAGAAAAATTGTCAAACAATGTTTTTATGAAATGCATTAGAAACACTGCAGCATGGAAACGCGAAGAGCATA
Protein-coding regions in this window:
- the RPS21 gene encoding small ribosomal subunit protein eS21; this encodes MQNDAGEFVDLYVPRKCSASNRIIGAKDHASIQINISEVDKVTGRVNGQFKTYAICGAIRRMGESDDSILRLAKNDGIVSKNF